One genomic window of Gouania willdenowi unplaced genomic scaffold, fGouWil2.1 scaffold_371_arrow_ctg1, whole genome shotgun sequence includes the following:
- the LOC114459882 gene encoding zinc finger BED domain-containing protein 4-like yields MQEWAIPKERILTVITDNGSNMVAAFKHTTAEETSSDSEDDSPGSTMESDSESVTEDQRYHHVDMEMDRTPCVVHTIQLVVHMLQKETSVKRVLNKARSVVKLFRKSSVATQRVLDQCGLIVVNDCPTRWSSTFSMVTRLLTVKDAVCQIASDMGWDGLLTSEWQKLSSIQDLLLPFAEHTKTLQSDTSSMSLVVPALFDLLSHLTDFAESTRYRDLATLAEKMRANLNQRFTCFLDSADEKFSPLAAAACFVNPTVCEILVNVDVADGNIPELLKQAEDYVVKCTFPHTRQEVDQSEEDAEEEVIEEPEAAPSSKQPVFRFLSKTSTTSIRQQIIKYKEELSHPITEDTGTDFWLEKSDSFYHSLKPLALDLLAMPASQAFAERVFSITGDLTRGRRNRGRVTLERSAFLKMNREK; encoded by the exons ATGCAGGAGTGGGCCATACCAAAGGAGAGGATCCTGACCGTAATAACGGACAATGGGAGTAACATGGTGGCAGCCTTTAAACACACAACAGCAGAAGAAACAAGCTCAGACTCAGAGGACGACTCCCCTGGGTCCACAATGGAAAGTGATTCTGAATCTGTAACGGAAGACCAGCG GTACCATCATGTCGACATGGAAATGGACCGGACACCGTGTGTGGTGCATACTATACAACTTGTGGTCCACATGTTGCAGAAAGAGACGAGTGTCAAAAGAGTCCTCAACAAAGCAAGGTCGGTGGTGAAGCTCTTTCGCAAGTCCTCAGTTGCAACACAGAGGGTACTGGACCAGTGTGGTCTTATTGTTGTAAATGACTGCCCCACACGCTGGTCGAGCACATTCAGCATGGTCACACGACTCCTCACAGTCAAAGATGCAGTCTGTCAAATCGCAAGTGACATGGGATGGGACGGTTTGCTTACCAGTGAGTGGCAAAAGCTTTCATCAATCCAAGACCTACTGCTGCCTTTTGCGGAACACACTAAAACCCTCCAGAGTGACACCTCATCTATGTCCCTAGTGGTTCCTGCCCTCTTTGATCTGCTGAGTCACCTAACTGACTTTGCAGAGAGCACTCGGTACAGAGACCTCGCCACTCTTGCGGAGAAAATGAGAGCAAATCTGAACCAGCGTTTTACTTGCTTCTTGGATTCAGCTGATGAAAAGTTCTCACCGCTTGCAGCAGCTGCCTGCTTTGTCAACCCAACTGTCTGTGAAATCcttgttaatgttgatgtgGCTGATGGAAATATCCCGGAACTGCTGAAACAGGCAGAGGACTATGTGGTCAAATGCACTTTCCCACACACAAGACAGGAGGTGGACCAGTCTGAAGAAGATGCAGAAGAAGAGGTGATTGAGGAACCAGAAGCAGCACCATCCTCAAAGCAGCCTGTATTTAGGTTCCTCTCAAAAACCTCCACAACCAGCATCAGGCAGCAGATCATCAAGTACAAGGAAGAACTTTCACATCCCATCACTGAGGATACAGGAACAGACTTCTGGCTGGAAAAGAGTGACAGTTTTTATCACAGTTTAAAGCCACTTGCGTTAGACTTGTTGGCTATGCCAGCTTCTCAAGCTTTTGCAGAGAGGGTATTCAGCATCACAGGTGACCTCACAAGAGGACGGCGCAACAGAGGAAGGGTCACATTGGAGCGAAGCGCTTTCCTTAAAATGAACAGAGAGAAATAG